TCAGCAGTCCAAGCATATGCTTCTTTCGTTAATTTTGTTTCTTCTACACCAAGTGGAGAACCATGTGAAGCTGATTTTCCTGATTTGTTTGGAGAACCGAAACCAATTGTCGTTCTTACTTCAATTAGCGTTGGGCGTTTTTCGTCAGCTTTCGCTTCTTCAATTGCTTTCGCGATTGCTTCAATATCGTTTCCATCCTCAACACGGATTACTTGCCATCCGTATGCTTTGTAACGATCTTCTACACTTTCAGAGAATGAACGATTTAAATCGCCATCTAATGAAATATCGTTTGAATCGTAAAGCACAACAAGACGACCTAATTGTAAATGAGCAGCTAATGAAGATGCTTCAGCAGAAACGCCTTCCATTAAATCTCCATCACCACAAATAGCGTATGTATAATGATCTACTACATTATACGCATCACGGTTATATTTAGCAGCTAAATGTCTTTCTGCCATTGCCATACCTACAGCAGTTGCAATACCTTGTCCAAGTGGACCAGTCGTTGCATCTACACCAGCTGTATGACCATACTCAGGATGTCCTGGAGTTTTGCTTCCCCATTGACGGAAGTTCTTTAAGTCATCCATTGTTACATCATAACCAGATAGGTGAAGTAGGCTGTATAATAACATTGAACCATGACCTGCAGATAATACGAAACGATCACGGTTAAACCACGTTGGGTTATTTGGATTGTGTTTCATAAATTGAGTCCATAATGTATAAGCCATTGGTGCTGCACCCATTGGCATTCCTGGGTGACCAGAGTTTGCTTTTTCAATCGCATCGATGGATAATGTGCGAATCGTGTTGATAGAAAGTTGTTCGATTGAATGTGACATGCTATTCTTCCCTTCGCTTATATTAGTAAACGTTTTATACATTTATATGATAGCTTCCCACGCAAGATTATACAACATGTATCGACAAATATGTTGATGTTTTTTTGATTTTTTATAAAAAAATCAATGATTCCGGGAATGTATGGGTATTCAATATGACATACTTTTTCATTATTTTTATTTTAAAAAGAAAGAGAATTATCTGTATATTTATACAAATTTCTTCTATACTTACGTTTTTAAATACGTTTTTAAAAATATAAAAAGCATCTAACTTCGATGCTTTTCAAATAAGTTAAACAATCCGTTTGCGAATCGAACTTGAAATCAAATCAATTATAATTACCATTAAAATAATACCTAATAAAATAATCCCAACACGAGACCAATTGCGTGAACTCAGCGCAAAAATTAAAGGTGTACCAATCCCTCCTGCTCCGATAACCCCTAAAATCGCAGCGGATCGTACATTAATTTCAAATCTGTATAACGTATACGATAGAAAGTCTGGTAACACTTGTGGTAACACTGCATACCAAAGTATTTGAAAACGGTTTGCTCCTGTTGCTAGTAACGCTTCCGTGGGTCCTTTATCTATGTTTTCAATTCCTTCTGAATATAGTTTTCCTAACATTCCAATAGAATGTAATCCTAAGGCTAATACTCCTGCAAAAGAGCCTGGACCAACAGCTTTTATAAATAAAAGAGCCATAACTAATTCAGGAAACGTACGAACAAAACTAAGTACAAATTTTCCAGATCCTGAAGTTAATTTTCCACTACTCATATTCGTTGCCGCCCAAAAGGCAAACGGAACAGATAAAAATGCAGAAATAAATGTACCTAATATCGCAATTGCCAACGTATCAATTAATCCATGCAATAAATCTTCACCATCTGGCAAAGATACATACGACCAGTCTGGATTCAATACCCCTGTCATAATTGCTTTCGTGATTTCACCTGCTGTGTCCTTTATCCCTTCTAATGGTACTCCTGAAAAGGCCCAAACATAAACAAATGTAATTGCTATAAAAATAACCCAGCGATATACACTCAGTTTCTTCGGTTTTGGCACAATCATCGTCGTTCTATTCATTATAGTTTCTCCCGCAACAATGTACTAATGTAGTCAATTAACAAAACAACAATAAGGGTATAAATAATTATAGATGCAGTTTGTTGATATTGTAAAAATCCAAGTGTACGATCATAATATAATCCAATACCACCCGCTCCTACTAAACCTAAGACAGCTGCTGCACGTACGTTCACCTCAAATGTATACAGAACATAGGAGACAAAATGTGCTTTCACTTGCGGAATTACCCCATAAACAATCCATTGCACTTTATTTGCTCCTACTGCTGTCATCGCCTCTAACGGGCCTGGATCAATTGATTCAGTTGACTCATACAACAATTTCGCCACGAGCCCAATTGAGAAAAAAGTAAGAGCTAAAATACCTGGAAGTGGTCCTATTCCAAAAATAGCTACGAAAATTGCCGCTAATAATAAATCTGGTATCGTTCGAATAAAATTTAAAATCAATCGAGCTGGACTGTATAAAAATGTACTAGTAAACACATTACTTGCCGCAAACAGTGCCAGTGGAATAGCTAAAATCGACCCTAAAGTCGTCCCAATAATCGCCATACGTATTGTATCTAACATCACTGTTGTAATAACTTGAAAATAACTCCAATCAGGTGGCACCATTTCTTTCAATAGATCTACCATATTTGGAAAACCATCTACCAGTTTTGAAAATGATGCATCTACCTGTACACTACTACTCCACAGCATTAAAATAACTAAAATAAACGTTAACATATGTTTCAATTTACTCGGCGGCTTCGGTATTTCATTTGAATATATCGTCACGTCATTCATTTTACTGCCACCTCTAATAATTCGCTTTTCTGAGCTACGTCCCCATAAATTTCAGCAAACTTTTCATCAGTTGCCTCTTCTACTAAACCATCAAAAACAATTTCGCCTGCATGTAATCCAATAATACGCGTCGCATATTGCCTAGCTAAATCAATAGAATGTAAGTTTACAATTGTTGTAATTCCAAAATCTTCATTAATTTTCTTTAAGTCATCTAATACTTGCTTTGTCGTAAGTGGATCTAACGACGCAACAGGTTCATCTGCCAATATGATTTTCGCTTCTTGCGCCAATGCTCTAGCAATCGATACACGTTGTTGTTGTCCTCCTGATAATTCATCAGCACGTGCATATGCTTTTTCTAAAATATTCACTCTTTTTAACGCTTGAAATGCGAGCTCCACATCCTCTTTCGGAAACAAACCTAACGTTGTACGCAATGTGGAATGATATCCAACACGACCAGCTAATACATTTTTTAATACTGTTGATCGCTTTACAAGATTAAAACTTTGAAAGATCATACCAATATCCCGACGCATACGTCGTAAATCTGTTCCTTTTGCAGCAGTAATAGACTCACCTTCAATCATGATTTCGCCTTCGGTAATCTCATGAAGACGATTTATGGACCTGAGAAGTGTAGATTTTCCAGCTCCAGATAATCCGACCATTACAATAAACTCACCTTTTTGAATCTTTAAATTTATATTATTCAATCCCTTTGTGCCATTCGGATACATTTTGGAAACATTTCGAAACTCTATCACACATCTTACCTACTTTCTATGTATTCAAAACGGCAAACTAACTGAAAACATCCCCTTTCAGCTAGCTGCCATTTCCATATGTATTATTGCGTTTTTACTTTCTTCCCATAT
This genomic interval from Bacillus thuringiensis contains the following:
- the phnE gene encoding phosphonate ABC transporter, permease protein PhnE, whose translation is MNRTTMIVPKPKKLSVYRWVIFIAITFVYVWAFSGVPLEGIKDTAGEITKAIMTGVLNPDWSYVSLPDGEDLLHGLIDTLAIAILGTFISAFLSVPFAFWAATNMSSGKLTSGSGKFVLSFVRTFPELVMALLFIKAVGPGSFAGVLALGLHSIGMLGKLYSEGIENIDKGPTEALLATGANRFQILWYAVLPQVLPDFLSYTLYRFEINVRSAAILGVIGAGGIGTPLIFALSSRNWSRVGIILLGIILMVIIIDLISSSIRKRIV
- the phnE gene encoding phosphonate ABC transporter, permease protein PhnE, with amino-acid sequence MNDVTIYSNEIPKPPSKLKHMLTFILVILMLWSSSVQVDASFSKLVDGFPNMVDLLKEMVPPDWSYFQVITTVMLDTIRMAIIGTTLGSILAIPLALFAASNVFTSTFLYSPARLILNFIRTIPDLLLAAIFVAIFGIGPLPGILALTFFSIGLVAKLLYESTESIDPGPLEAMTAVGANKVQWIVYGVIPQVKAHFVSYVLYTFEVNVRAAAVLGLVGAGGIGLYYDRTLGFLQYQQTASIIIYTLIVVLLIDYISTLLREKL
- the phnC gene encoding phosphonate ABC transporter ATP-binding protein codes for the protein MIEFRNVSKMYPNGTKGLNNINLKIQKGEFIVMVGLSGAGKSTLLRSINRLHEITEGEIMIEGESITAAKGTDLRRMRRDIGMIFQSFNLVKRSTVLKNVLAGRVGYHSTLRTTLGLFPKEDVELAFQALKRVNILEKAYARADELSGGQQQRVSIARALAQEAKIILADEPVASLDPLTTKQVLDDLKKINEDFGITTIVNLHSIDLARQYATRIIGLHAGEIVFDGLVEEATDEKFAEIYGDVAQKSELLEVAVK